One window of the Shewanella maritima genome contains the following:
- a CDS encoding response regulator transcription factor, with the protein MSSNINELVFLHQISAPCHLAILAESIGMKTRIVKHAGELELEKYTNSFYLIAQDGAALDSNGIPLIVSRIAPHVPVAIYQVERGTLEPEAALLLGVRGLLYSDQRMDLMLTGLRKMVSDELWYDRTLISKTFRRLVKKVDTSSPVPEETAAMIEMLTSRERTIIQLVSSGARNKEIAHRLCISEHTVKAHISSIFRKTQSRNRVELLRWAQTYQTHFELVS; encoded by the coding sequence ATGAGCTCAAACATTAATGAATTAGTTTTTTTACATCAGATTTCTGCGCCTTGTCATTTAGCTATTTTGGCAGAGTCAATCGGCATGAAAACACGGATTGTAAAGCATGCAGGTGAGTTAGAGCTAGAGAAGTACACCAACAGTTTTTATCTTATCGCCCAAGATGGCGCGGCATTAGACAGCAATGGCATACCGCTGATTGTGTCGCGTATCGCACCTCATGTACCAGTGGCAATTTATCAAGTTGAACGCGGCACGTTAGAGCCTGAAGCAGCCTTATTGTTAGGCGTACGCGGATTGCTGTATAGCGATCAGCGTATGGATCTCATGTTGACTGGTTTACGTAAAATGGTGTCAGACGAGCTTTGGTACGATCGCACCTTGATCAGCAAAACTTTCCGCCGTTTAGTGAAGAAGGTAGATACTTCAAGCCCAGTACCAGAAGAAACTGCCGCCATGATTGAAATGCTAACTTCACGTGAGCGCACGATTATTCAGTTGGTATCATCTGGAGCACGTAATAAAGAAATTGCTCATCGTTTGTGTATTAGTGAGCACACGGTGAAAGCGCATATTTCGTCGATTTTCCGTAAAACTCAGTCGCGCAATCGGGTTGAATTACTGCGCTGGGCGCAGACTTATCAAACCCACTTTGAGCTAGTGAGTTAA
- the katB gene encoding catalase KatB: MSQQYLTSQSGAPISDDQNSLSAGERGPVLLQDWHLIEKLAHFNRERIPERVVHAKGTGVYGKFTLTKDLSEYTLADHFNEVGKETETFVRFSTVGGEMGSADAERDPRGFGLRFYTARGNHDIVGNNTPTFFLRDGIKFPDFIHTQKRNPQTNLKDPQAMWDFWAANPEAMHQITILMSDRGIPANYRQMHGYGSHTYSFWNAKGERYWVKFHFKSQQGVVNLTNEQADKLKGIDPDSSQRDIVVAIKDGNFPKWTVNVQIMPEAEANTYHINPFDLTKVWPHADYPLIEIGELELNRLPENYFAEVEQVALAPSNLVPGVGASPDKMLQARLFAYADAQRYRIGANYNQLPVNCPHATKANHHQRGGAMAGTQCPYHGGQTGGDATANYGPNTKEPLVESVDLKEPPLRLDGEADRYSRYNQNDYEQAGNLYRIFDEGEKQRLVETIAATLSQVTPEIQSQMVEHFTKADADYGLRVKTALEIN; this comes from the coding sequence ATGTCACAACAGTATTTAACGAGTCAAAGCGGTGCACCGATCAGCGATGATCAAAATTCATTATCAGCTGGCGAGCGCGGCCCAGTTTTATTGCAAGACTGGCATCTAATTGAAAAGCTAGCGCACTTTAATCGCGAGCGTATTCCAGAGCGCGTTGTTCATGCCAAAGGTACAGGCGTTTACGGTAAATTCACCCTAACTAAAGATTTAAGTGAATATACTCTGGCTGATCACTTCAACGAGGTTGGCAAAGAAACCGAGACTTTTGTACGTTTCTCTACCGTGGGTGGTGAAATGGGCAGTGCTGACGCTGAGCGTGACCCACGTGGTTTTGGTCTGCGTTTCTACACAGCGCGCGGTAATCACGACATCGTGGGTAACAACACGCCGACTTTCTTCTTGCGTGATGGTATTAAGTTCCCAGACTTTATTCATACCCAAAAGCGTAATCCGCAAACAAACTTAAAAGATCCACAAGCTATGTGGGACTTTTGGGCTGCTAACCCAGAGGCGATGCATCAGATCACAATCTTAATGTCTGATCGCGGTATCCCTGCGAACTACCGCCAGATGCATGGTTATGGCTCGCATACATACTCTTTCTGGAATGCTAAGGGCGAGCGTTACTGGGTTAAGTTCCACTTTAAGTCACAACAAGGTGTGGTTAACTTAACCAATGAGCAGGCCGATAAGCTAAAAGGTATCGATCCTGATTCGTCACAGCGTGACATAGTGGTAGCGATTAAAGATGGTAACTTCCCTAAGTGGACAGTGAACGTGCAAATCATGCCAGAAGCAGAGGCTAACACTTATCACATCAATCCCTTTGATTTAACTAAGGTGTGGCCACATGCTGACTACCCACTCATTGAGATTGGTGAGTTAGAGCTAAATCGCTTACCTGAAAACTACTTTGCTGAAGTTGAGCAGGTTGCTTTAGCGCCAAGCAACCTGGTGCCAGGTGTCGGTGCATCGCCAGATAAAATGTTGCAGGCACGTTTGTTTGCCTACGCTGATGCGCAGCGCTACCGCATCGGAGCTAACTACAATCAGTTGCCAGTTAACTGCCCACATGCAACTAAGGCAAATCATCATCAACGCGGTGGCGCGATGGCAGGTACTCAGTGCCCATATCACGGTGGTCAAACCGGTGGTGATGCTACAGCCAATTATGGTCCAAACACCAAAGAGCCATTAGTTGAGTCGGTTGACTTAAAAGAGCCACCGCTGCGCTTAGACGGTGAAGCAGACCGCTATAGTCGTTACAACCAGAATGACTATGAGCAAGCAGGTAACCTATATCGCATCTTTGATGAAGGTGAAAAACAGCGTTTAGTTGAAACCATTGCGGCAACCTTGAGTCAGGTGACGCCTGAAATTCAAAGCCAAATGGTTGAGCACTTCACTAAAGCTGATGCTGACTATGGTCTAAGAGTTAAAACCGCGCTAGAAATTAATTAG
- a CDS encoding PaaI family thioesterase has translation MSIWYKDITLEDCERLDAGMGGKGTLMTTLGIKVTEIGEDYMTATMPADPSVHNPLGIVHGGANVALAETVASYAANFAVDFEKYYCVGQEINANHLKASRKGTLTATAKPVHLGKRSSVWEILIHNSANELCCISRMTAAVVKR, from the coding sequence ATGAGTATTTGGTACAAAGATATCACCCTAGAAGATTGTGAACGCCTGGATGCTGGAATGGGTGGCAAAGGTACCTTGATGACAACACTTGGAATTAAAGTGACCGAAATTGGTGAAGATTACATGACGGCGACTATGCCAGCGGATCCGTCGGTTCATAACCCATTAGGAATTGTGCACGGCGGCGCTAATGTTGCCCTTGCCGAAACGGTTGCCAGCTACGCCGCAAACTTTGCCGTCGATTTTGAAAAGTATTACTGCGTGGGTCAGGAGATCAATGCCAACCATTTGAAAGCCTCTCGCAAGGGCACACTGACCGCAACCGCAAAACCCGTTCATTTAGGTAAACGTAGCTCAGTATGGGAAATTTTAATCCATAATAGTGCTAATGAATTATGTTGTATTTCACGTATGACTGCGGCAGTCGTAAAGCGCTAA
- a CDS encoding ABC transporter ATP-binding protein, with amino-acid sequence MSQPIVALSHICKSFHDGEGEHQVIKDLSIALNQGDTVALTGASGSGKSTLLNIIAGFEHPTAGSLKLLGQETSDWQDKQWSEFRHQQLGVVFQQFNLLTPLNVRDNIRFALQLNKLNWDDWCDHLVDNLGLRPLLTRDVEALSGGQQQRVAIARALAHKPALLLADEPTGNLDHSASLEVMSLLTSLAKQQQTCVLMVTHSEVCANYMQSRWHLESGHINQDTQVSSAQTAMQDTVAATQAPTHTSTQTDSQVATQPESSEAV; translated from the coding sequence ATGAGTCAGCCAATCGTTGCCCTGAGCCACATTTGTAAAAGCTTTCATGATGGTGAAGGCGAGCATCAGGTCATTAAAGATCTATCTATCGCCCTCAACCAAGGTGATACGGTTGCCTTAACGGGCGCGAGTGGTAGCGGTAAAAGCACCCTGCTTAATATTATTGCTGGTTTTGAACATCCAACCGCGGGCAGCCTAAAGCTACTTGGGCAAGAAACCAGTGACTGGCAAGACAAACAATGGAGTGAATTTCGCCACCAGCAACTCGGTGTGGTGTTTCAACAGTTTAATCTGCTGACACCGCTTAATGTGCGCGACAACATTCGCTTTGCCCTGCAACTCAATAAACTTAACTGGGATGATTGGTGCGATCATCTGGTTGATAATTTAGGCCTTAGACCACTTCTAACCCGTGATGTTGAAGCCCTCTCTGGCGGCCAGCAACAACGAGTTGCCATCGCCCGCGCTTTAGCCCACAAACCAGCATTACTGCTTGCCGATGAACCAACAGGCAACCTTGACCACAGCGCCAGTTTAGAAGTAATGAGCCTGCTGACGTCGCTCGCCAAACAACAGCAAACCTGCGTACTGATGGTAACTCACAGCGAAGTGTGTGCTAACTATATGCAAAGCCGCTGGCATTTGGAAAGCGGTCATATTAACCAAGATACTCAAGTCAGCTCGGCTCAGACAGCAATGCAAGATACTGTTGCAGCGACTCAAGCACCCACTCACACGAGCACCCAAACCGACTCTCAAGTAGCAACTCAGCCAGAATCAAGCGAGGCAGTGTAA
- the serA gene encoding phosphoglycerate dehydrogenase: MAKHSLNKDKIKILLLEGVHQTAVDVLERAGYTNIEYHKASLPEEQLLESIKDAHFVGIRSRTQLTESVLKHAEKLVAIGCFCIGTNQVNLQAAEKLGIPVFNAPFSNTRSVAELVIGEIIMLMRGIPQRNAICHRGGWLKSANGSVEVRGKTLGVIGYGHIGTQLGIMAETLGMRVRFYDIEDKLPLGNASQVASLEALLAEADVVSLHVPETPQTKNMIGSLQFEQMKPGAFFINASRGTVVDIDALAQILKAGHVAGAAIDVFPVEPKSNDDEFISPLRGIDNVLLTPHIGGSTAEAQENIGIEVAGKLAKYSDNGSTLSAVNFPEVSLPQHSGTSRLLHIHHNRPGVLIKINQAFSEKGINIAAQYLQTTADIGYVVMEVDSDQAEEALGQLKSIEGTIRTRVLFD, encoded by the coding sequence ATGGCGAAACATTCGCTCAATAAGGATAAAATTAAAATCCTGCTTTTAGAGGGCGTCCACCAAACTGCGGTAGATGTACTAGAACGTGCAGGTTACACCAATATTGAATATCACAAAGCCTCGTTGCCAGAAGAGCAACTGCTTGAGTCGATAAAAGACGCGCACTTTGTTGGTATTCGCTCCCGTACTCAACTTACCGAGTCCGTGCTTAAACATGCTGAAAAACTCGTTGCCATTGGTTGTTTCTGTATTGGCACCAACCAGGTCAACCTGCAAGCGGCTGAAAAGCTGGGTATCCCAGTCTTTAACGCACCGTTTTCTAACACCCGTAGTGTGGCTGAGTTAGTCATTGGTGAAATCATCATGCTAATGCGCGGCATTCCGCAGCGTAACGCTATCTGTCATCGCGGCGGTTGGTTAAAGAGCGCTAACGGCAGTGTTGAAGTACGCGGTAAAACCCTAGGTGTTATTGGTTACGGCCACATTGGTACTCAGCTAGGTATCATGGCTGAAACCTTAGGTATGCGCGTGCGCTTTTACGATATTGAAGACAAGCTGCCTCTAGGTAATGCATCACAAGTCGCCAGCCTTGAAGCACTATTAGCTGAAGCTGACGTAGTCAGTTTGCACGTACCTGAAACGCCGCAAACCAAGAATATGATTGGCTCATTGCAATTTGAGCAGATGAAGCCAGGCGCGTTCTTCATTAACGCATCTCGCGGAACTGTGGTTGATATTGACGCTTTAGCGCAGATCTTAAAAGCCGGTCATGTTGCAGGCGCGGCGATTGACGTATTCCCAGTCGAGCCTAAGTCGAACGACGATGAATTTATCAGCCCCCTGCGCGGCATTGATAATGTACTGCTTACCCCGCACATTGGTGGCAGCACAGCCGAAGCGCAAGAGAACATTGGTATTGAAGTGGCTGGCAAGCTTGCCAAATACTCAGACAATGGCTCAACCTTGTCTGCGGTTAACTTCCCTGAAGTATCACTGCCGCAACACTCTGGCACATCGCGCCTACTGCACATTCACCACAACCGCCCTGGTGTACTTATTAAGATTAACCAAGCGTTTTCTGAAAAAGGCATCAACATTGCGGCGCAATACCTGCAAACCACTGCAGATATTGGTTACGTGGTAATGGAAGTTGACTCAGACCAAGCTGAAGAAGCACTCGGTCAACTTAAGTCAATTGAAGGTACTATTCGTACTCGTGTGTTGTTTGACTAG
- a CDS encoding aromatic amino acid transport family protein: protein MNLKILGSIAIVAGTAIGGGMLALPLATAALGMVPAIVLLTVIWGTSAYTSLLMLEINLRTGVGDNVHAITGKTLGKLGQVIQGASLLSLLFALTMVYLMGGSSLLEVRLEPLLGMKLDNRIAVLLFTFIFGGIIAVGVSWIDKVSRILFSAMVVLLVVVVAFLLPEVNASNIIGEASKSIVEASELNQLWMAAIPVVFTSFGFHVCIATIVRYLDGDAQSLRKVLLIGSTIPLVSYILWLLVTLGTIGGATVHGFEGSLPALVGALQQVADSAIIRQCVDIFANLALITSFLGVTMSLFDYIAELTRAKDNLAGRAQTWALTFVPPLLCALFYPDGFFQVLGFAAIPLVVMIMFLPVAMAFKQRPQNLGGYQVAGGSFGLGLISLLGVAIVVAQLMVALG, encoded by the coding sequence GTGAACTTAAAAATACTTGGCTCAATTGCCATTGTTGCCGGTACTGCCATTGGTGGCGGTATGTTGGCATTGCCTTTGGCAACCGCTGCGCTAGGCATGGTGCCAGCTATTGTGCTGCTGACGGTGATTTGGGGCACATCAGCTTACACCTCTTTATTAATGCTAGAAATTAACCTACGTACTGGCGTAGGTGACAATGTGCATGCAATTACGGGCAAAACACTAGGTAAGCTTGGGCAGGTTATTCAAGGTGCGTCGTTATTAAGCCTGCTATTTGCGCTGACTATGGTCTACTTAATGGGCGGTTCATCATTGCTTGAAGTACGCCTAGAGCCTTTGCTGGGTATGAAGTTAGATAACCGCATCGCGGTGTTGTTATTTACCTTTATCTTCGGCGGAATTATTGCTGTTGGCGTTAGCTGGATTGATAAAGTCTCACGTATTTTATTCTCGGCAATGGTTGTGTTGTTAGTGGTGGTTGTCGCCTTCTTACTACCTGAAGTTAATGCGAGCAACATCATTGGCGAGGCGAGCAAAAGCATTGTTGAAGCAAGTGAGCTAAACCAATTATGGATGGCGGCGATTCCTGTGGTATTTACCTCATTTGGTTTCCATGTTTGTATCGCGACTATCGTGCGTTACCTGGATGGCGATGCGCAATCTCTGCGTAAGGTATTACTGATAGGTTCAACCATCCCGCTAGTGAGTTACATCTTATGGCTGCTAGTAACACTGGGTACTATTGGCGGCGCCACGGTTCATGGTTTTGAAGGCTCGCTGCCAGCATTAGTTGGTGCACTGCAGCAGGTAGCTGATTCAGCCATAATCCGTCAGTGTGTTGATATCTTCGCTAATCTTGCGCTGATCACCTCTTTCCTCGGTGTGACCATGAGCCTATTTGATTACATTGCTGAGTTAACTCGTGCCAAAGACAACCTGGCTGGTCGCGCGCAAACCTGGGCATTAACCTTTGTGCCGCCACTATTATGTGCCTTGTTCTACCCAGACGGATTCTTCCAGGTGCTAGGTTTTGCCGCTATCCCACTGGTAGTGATGATCATGTTCTTGCCTGTCGCAATGGCATTTAAACAGCGCCCGCAAAACCTAGGTGGATATCAGGTTGCTGGTGGTAGCTTTGGCTTAGGACTTATTTCGCTACTAGGTGTTGCAATTGTGGTTGCTCAACTAATGGTGGCGTTAGGCTAA
- a CDS encoding DUF2238 domain-containing protein, with product MNKKASYLVIYVIIFFATVAWSAIEPKDRFTWWLEAIPALLALPILVATGKRFPLTPLAYFLILIHCIVLLVGAKYTYAEVPLFDTIAQWMGSERNNYDKVGHFAQGFVPVILAREVLLRNQVLQVGMWCQFLCVCFVLAFSAFYELIEWWVGAASGEGAEAFLGTQGYEWDTQSDMFLALIGGIVGLTLLTKLHDKQLKHC from the coding sequence TTGAATAAAAAGGCAAGTTACTTAGTTATTTATGTAATTATCTTTTTCGCGACAGTTGCCTGGTCGGCGATTGAGCCTAAAGATAGGTTTACTTGGTGGTTAGAAGCGATACCAGCATTGCTTGCACTGCCCATCTTGGTTGCCACTGGCAAGCGCTTTCCACTCACGCCACTGGCGTATTTTCTGATTCTTATTCACTGTATAGTGCTGCTGGTGGGTGCTAAATATACCTACGCAGAAGTGCCTTTGTTTGACACCATTGCCCAGTGGATGGGCAGCGAGCGCAATAATTACGACAAGGTAGGGCATTTTGCTCAAGGCTTTGTGCCTGTGATACTCGCCCGTGAGGTATTGCTACGTAATCAAGTGCTGCAAGTGGGTATGTGGTGCCAGTTCCTATGTGTCTGTTTTGTGTTGGCATTCTCTGCCTTTTATGAGCTGATTGAGTGGTGGGTTGGCGCAGCATCAGGTGAAGGCGCAGAAGCATTTTTAGGCACTCAAGGTTATGAATGGGACACCCAGTCGGATATGTTCTTAGCACTCATAGGTGGTATCGTGGGGTTAACCTTGCTGACAAAATTACATGATAAGCAGTTAAAACACTGTTGA
- the ygfZ gene encoding tRNA-modifying protein YgfZ gives MTISAQPIDWTFNDTPPALVLSHLSHLGLVEISGEQGRSFIHGQVTTDITSLEANQWRWGAHCDPKGKMLAAFRTFAIGDNLMMLMPKDTLAVDLPQLQKYAVFSKAELVDVSDSLALIGVSGANAASFITEQFGAPEHELNQFDDVTVIKDGERFIVVIASEKVAELQAKAGVALTDNSHFKALEIKAGYPNIGAEHANQYVPQMCNLQAINGISFNKGCYMGQETVARMKYRGGNKRALYILKGTASVELNAETQVEIADEDGFRRGGNVIEFVQQGEQVLLTAVLANDTPNTAKLRIKDDAASELSIVALPYSLEDEE, from the coding sequence ATGACTATTTCAGCACAACCGATTGACTGGACCTTTAACGACACACCACCTGCATTAGTGTTATCACACCTTTCTCACCTAGGTTTGGTTGAAATTAGTGGCGAGCAAGGCCGCAGCTTTATTCATGGTCAAGTGACCACAGACATCACCTCGCTAGAAGCAAATCAATGGCGCTGGGGCGCACACTGTGACCCTAAAGGTAAAATGCTAGCGGCATTTCGTACCTTTGCCATTGGTGACAATTTAATGATGTTAATGCCAAAAGACACCCTAGCCGTTGACCTACCACAACTGCAAAAATACGCGGTGTTTAGCAAAGCTGAGTTAGTTGATGTGTCAGACTCATTAGCGCTCATCGGTGTTAGCGGCGCTAATGCTGCAAGCTTTATCACTGAGCAATTTGGCGCGCCAGAGCATGAGCTGAATCAATTTGACGATGTCACTGTCATCAAAGATGGCGAGCGTTTTATTGTTGTTATCGCCAGCGAGAAAGTAGCTGAGCTACAAGCAAAAGCGGGCGTTGCACTTACCGACAATAGCCACTTTAAAGCACTAGAAATTAAAGCGGGTTACCCAAATATCGGCGCTGAGCACGCCAATCAATACGTGCCGCAAATGTGTAACCTCCAGGCCATTAACGGTATTAGCTTTAACAAAGGCTGCTATATGGGTCAGGAAACCGTTGCTCGCATGAAATACCGCGGCGGTAACAAGCGCGCCCTGTACATCCTTAAAGGCACAGCTAGCGTAGAATTAAACGCTGAAACTCAAGTTGAAATTGCCGACGAAGACGGCTTTAGACGCGGCGGCAACGTCATCGAGTTTGTACAACAAGGCGAGCAAGTATTGCTAACTGCGGTGCTAGCTAACGACACACCTAATACTGCTAAATTGCGTATTAAAGATGATGCCGCATCTGAGCTAAGCATTGTCGCCCTGCCATACTCGTTGGAAGACGAAGAATAG
- a CDS encoding YgjV family protein — MESATIWEWIGYLASVLVAVSLTMSDIKKLRWWNLLGAILFVAYGLAIGALPVALVNAFIACINVYYLNKLYREPQQDEEQ, encoded by the coding sequence ATGGAAAGCGCCACAATTTGGGAATGGATTGGCTACCTAGCCTCAGTGCTGGTCGCCGTGTCGTTAACTATGTCTGACATTAAAAAATTGCGTTGGTGGAACCTATTAGGCGCAATTTTATTTGTCGCCTATGGCCTAGCAATCGGCGCGCTGCCGGTCGCATTAGTCAATGCCTTTATCGCCTGCATTAATGTGTACTACCTCAATAAGCTATATCGCGAGCCGCAGCAAGATGAAGAGCAGTAA
- a CDS encoding ABC transporter permease, with product MRWQHTLLTAKVFLNHYRHSPVQASAILVGIALAVTLLIGVKATNENAISSYSEATELLSQRASAYVSANSSDEIDEQLYFALTQAGIPALAVLEGVAAGPNGNPWSITGNDLFSALTIGKDKQVTNKSTEGRIKPFSDTIPTAKLLSGYPAILMSRSLADKYSPSRKASLNGQTLEVIAVDDSAGLGNELLADLSLVQPLLKREGKLSYIALYPKYEGQTKAQLVDEASAIFAANDFDISKLNISADDDGTSLSALTDSFHLNLKAMGMLAFLVGLFIAYNGVRYSLMKRHSLCIQLMQQGVARPVLMMALVIELLILVIMGTLLGFIIGLQLSQWLQPMVALTLEQLYGARLMPGQWQWQWFTQALMLTSSAALFACLPMLLGLSRSPLAQGAYQRPKSKHYRKLHRKLFMFGSALLLVSFVAINFTTNYQHSLVLLGGVTVAIPLMLPQVLTLLISLFERFNLQGLTQYTIAESKQIIAPLGLAMMAMLLAICANIAMNTLVGSFEITLKQWLESRLHAELYIKPNPQVIPELKAKLAQDEKVSTLYAQWRANAKISATFNAASSNKITAENGTATHLLVPGASDLDLSVPIALVSRDLNSVEQTSAMKQRLTQPGDETLDDRQYWQAFADGEFVIISEPLAIKQQLNIGDSMQIDKLTKPVIVGGIYYDYGNPAGEVIISQTLWQASPLPRDPISFAVDYQGELDELQTELKQTLNLSNASMYSQTRIKKEAIAIFKRTFSITLVLNSLTLIVAAIGLFSATTMLTQARLAPFARLFALGVSRRQLQKMAFSQMLFIVLLTCLVAMPMGALLGYLVISKVTLQAFGWSIAMVWDWGSYGQVVATSIVSCLLAVAAPLYWQTRKPLIASLQQEGA from the coding sequence ATGCGTTGGCAGCATACGCTTTTAACCGCCAAAGTTTTTCTAAATCATTATCGCCACAGTCCAGTACAAGCGAGCGCGATTTTGGTGGGTATTGCGCTAGCGGTGACCTTACTTATTGGGGTTAAGGCTACCAATGAAAACGCCATCAGCAGTTACAGCGAGGCGACCGAGCTATTAAGCCAACGCGCCAGTGCTTATGTCAGTGCCAACAGTAGCGATGAAATTGACGAGCAGCTGTATTTTGCCCTGACTCAAGCAGGCATTCCCGCACTTGCAGTGCTTGAAGGAGTGGCCGCAGGCCCTAACGGTAATCCTTGGTCGATCACAGGTAACGACTTATTTAGCGCCTTAACCATAGGCAAGGATAAGCAGGTCACAAACAAGAGCACTGAAGGGCGAATCAAACCATTTTCAGATACCATCCCCACCGCTAAGCTGCTGTCTGGCTACCCAGCCATTTTAATGAGCCGCTCGCTGGCAGATAAATACTCACCGTCACGTAAAGCTTCACTCAACGGCCAAACACTAGAGGTGATTGCCGTTGATGACAGTGCAGGTTTAGGTAATGAGCTGCTGGCTGATCTATCGCTAGTACAACCGCTATTAAAGCGCGAAGGTAAGCTAAGTTATATTGCCCTGTACCCTAAGTATGAAGGGCAAACCAAGGCACAATTAGTCGATGAGGCGAGCGCTATTTTCGCTGCCAATGACTTTGATATAAGTAAGCTCAACATTAGCGCCGATGATGATGGTACATCACTTAGCGCCCTTACTGACAGCTTCCATCTAAATCTAAAAGCCATGGGCATGCTTGCCTTTCTGGTGGGACTATTTATTGCCTATAACGGTGTGCGCTACAGCTTAATGAAACGCCACAGCCTGTGTATTCAGTTAATGCAGCAAGGCGTGGCGCGCCCTGTTTTAATGATGGCGCTGGTGATTGAGTTACTCATTTTGGTAATAATGGGCACCTTGCTAGGTTTTATCATTGGTTTGCAGCTGTCGCAGTGGCTGCAACCTATGGTGGCGCTAACTTTAGAGCAGCTTTATGGCGCGCGGTTAATGCCGGGGCAATGGCAGTGGCAATGGTTTACTCAAGCGTTAATGCTAACTTCATCTGCGGCGCTATTTGCCTGCTTACCCATGTTGTTAGGGCTAAGCCGCTCGCCGTTGGCACAAGGGGCTTATCAGCGCCCTAAGAGTAAACACTACCGCAAGTTACACCGTAAGCTGTTTATGTTTGGTAGCGCACTGCTGCTAGTAAGCTTTGTCGCGATTAACTTCACCACTAATTATCAACATAGCCTGGTGCTGTTAGGCGGAGTAACGGTGGCGATCCCGTTAATGCTGCCACAAGTGCTCACCCTGCTGATTAGCCTGTTTGAAAGGTTTAACCTGCAGGGCTTAACTCAATACACCATTGCTGAAAGTAAACAGATTATTGCGCCACTTGGGCTAGCTATGATGGCGATGCTACTGGCCATTTGCGCAAATATCGCCATGAACACCTTAGTGGGCAGTTTTGAAATCACCCTAAAGCAATGGCTAGAGTCTCGGTTGCACGCCGAGCTTTATATCAAACCTAACCCACAAGTGATCCCTGAGCTTAAAGCTAAGCTTGCGCAGGATGAAAAGGTTAGCACGCTTTACGCCCAGTGGCGTGCTAACGCCAAGATAAGCGCAACGTTTAATGCTGCGAGCAGCAACAAGATAACTGCCGAAAACGGCACAGCCACTCACTTATTAGTCCCTGGCGCATCAGACCTCGACTTATCAGTCCCAATAGCGCTAGTCAGCCGCGATTTAAACTCAGTTGAGCAAACCTCAGCCATGAAGCAAAGGCTTACGCAGCCGGGAGATGAGACACTCGATGATCGCCAATACTGGCAGGCATTCGCCGACGGTGAGTTTGTAATTATTAGTGAGCCATTAGCAATAAAGCAGCAACTAAACATTGGTGATAGCATGCAAATTGATAAGCTAACCAAGCCAGTAATTGTGGGCGGCATCTACTACGATTACGGCAATCCAGCCGGTGAAGTGATTATTAGCCAGACGCTGTGGCAGGCATCACCACTGCCGCGCGATCCCATTAGTTTTGCGGTTGACTATCAAGGCGAACTCGACGAACTGCAAACCGAGCTCAAGCAAACGCTTAACCTCAGCAATGCCTCTATGTATAGCCAGACAAGGATTAAGAAAGAGGCCATTGCCATTTTTAAGCGTACCTTTTCAATCACACTGGTGCTTAACAGCTTAACTTTAATCGTAGCCGCAATTGGGCTATTTAGCGCCACAACCATGCTCACTCAAGCTAGGCTTGCGCCATTTGCGCGCCTATTTGCCCTTGGGGTATCGCGCCGACAATTACAAAAGATGGCCTTTAGCCAAATGCTGTTTATTGTGCTGCTGACTTGTTTGGTTGCCATGCCAATGGGCGCGCTGCTTGGTTATCTGGTGATTAGCAAAGTGACCTTACAAGCCTTTGGTTGGAGTATTGCTATGGTATGGGATTGGGGCAGCTATGGTCAGGTAGTCGCTACGTCAATTGTCAGCTGCTTGTTGGCTGTGGCAGCGCCGCTTTACTGGCAAACTCGTAAACCTTTGATTGCTAGCCTGCAGCAGGAGGGTGCGTAA